The following DNA comes from Microcella sp..
ATCGCGGTCGCGGTGCGTCGCACGGCCAGCGCCTCGAACGCGCTGATCGTGACGCGGCGCGACGCGAGCTCGACCTCTTCGCCCGCGCGCACGCGGTCGTAGGCGCGCTTGCCGTCGACCTTGATCGCGCTCACTGAACTGGGTCGCTGGTCGATCTCACCCGTGAGGGCGCGGATGCCCGCCACGAGCGCGTCGTCGGTCACTGCCGCGATCGCCGCGGGCTCGGCCGTGCTGACAACCTCACCTTCAGCGTCGTCGCTCGTCGTCGCGGCGCCCAGCCGCATGGTCGTCTCATACGTCTTGTCGAGGCCGACCAGGTAGGTGAGCAGGCGCGTGGCCGGGCCGACTCCGAGTGTGAGCAGGCCCGTCGCCATCGGGTCGAGGGTGCCGGCGTGGCCGACCTTGCGGGTGTTGAGCGCGCGGCGCGCACGCGCGACGACGTCGTGGCTCGTGAGACCCTGCGGCTTGTCGACGAGCAGCAGTCCGGTGGTCATGGCCTCCACGCTAGCGGGCGCGGGCGACGGCGGTCGTACGGCTGCCGCGCCTAGGCTGGCGAGCATGCGCATGGCGGTCATCGGAGCGGGCGCGGTCGGCGGCCTCGTGGCCGCACTGGCCGCGCGCGCGGGGCACGAGGTGCTCGTGACCGCGCGCGGCGAGCATGCCGAAGCGATCGCCTCCGCCGGGCTGCACGTCGACGGCGGATGGGGCGAGTGGGTGGCCGCGGTCGAGCTCGTCGAGAGCATCCCGAACCGCGCCCTCGACCTGCTCGTGCTCGCCACGAAGGCGCACGACTCCGCGACCGCCCTCGAGGGGTGGGGCCCTCATGACGGCACGCCCGTTCTCGTGCTGCAGAACGGCCTGGGCGGCGAAGATGCCGTGCGGGATGCCCTGCCGCACTCCCCCGTCGCGATCGGCCTCGCGCTCTTCGCCGTCAGCCTCACGGCCCCGGGGCACGTCACCGTCACGGGCCCCAACGGCCTCACATTCGGCGGTGACGCGGCCGCCGTGGCGGTCGCCGAGCCCCTGCTGCGTGAGGTGCTGCCCGCTGAGATCGTGCTCGCCGAGAACATCCGCGGCGCCCAGTGGACCAAGCTGCTCATCAATCAGGTCAACGCCTTGCCCGCCATCACGGGCCTCAGTGTGCAGCAGACCATCGCCCATCCGGGTCTGCGCGATGTGCTCGCGCGCGCGATGGTCGAGACGGTGCGGGTCGGTACCGCGGCCGGCGCCCGCTGGGGCCGCATCGGGGCGGTGGATGCCGATGCCGTCGCCGCCGTGCGCGCGGGCGGCACTCCCGCTGCCGAGCATCTCGCTCAGCACCTCGCCGCCGGAATGGGCGACGTGCCCAACCCGGCCTCGATGCTGCAGAGCATTCGCCGCGGCCGCACGACCGAAGTCGAGGCGATCAACGGCGCCGTCGTCGCCCTCGGCACGCAGCACGGCGTCCGCACCCGGGTGAACGCCGCGCTCGTCGCCCTCGTGCACGCCGTCGAGCGCTCAGGCGAGCACCTCGCGCCCGCCGAGCTCGCGGCGAGCATCCCTCCCCTCTGATCTCCACAATTCAGGAGTCAGCGCAGCGCCAGTTGCCCGACACGCCGCAAGAGCGCTCTACTCGCCCACCTCGTGTCGCGTTCTCCTGAATTGTGGAGACGACACGGGGTGGCTCCCCATCCGAAGTTGTGGAAGCGCGCAGCTAGAGCATCGACTTGGTGTGCCAGACGGTCTTCGTCTCGACGAAGGCGGTGATGCGCTCGAGCGCGGGGCGCGGGATGCCCGCCACGGGCGCCACGACGCGCTTGAGCGTCTCGGCCGCCGCGAGCTGCAGATCGACCCAGCTCTCGCCCTTCGCGCCCTCGAGCGAGCCGGCCCCCGTGAGGTCGAGCGCGTTGACGTCGGCGTGTGCGGCGAGCCACGGCATGATCTCGGCCGCGGATCCGGTGAGCATGTTGATGACTCCCCCGGGCACGTCTGAAGTCGCGAGCACCTCGCTCAGCGAGATCGCCGAGAGCGGTGCGGCCTCATCAGCCACGACGACGACGGTGTTGCCACTCACGACGATCGGCGCGATCACCGAGACGAGCCCGAGCAGCGAGCCGCTCGCCACACCCTGCGGCGCGACCGCGGCGACGACGCCCGTCGGCTCGGGCACCGAGAGGTTGAAGTACGGCCCCGAGACGGGGTTCGCGTTGCCCGCCACCTGCGCGTACTTGTCGGCCCAGCCGGCGTACCAGACCCACACGTCGATCGCCGTGTCGACCTGCGCAGAGGCCTGCGCAGCCGTCACACCCTCGGACGACTGAATCTCGTCGACGAACTGCGCCCGCCGCCCCTCGAGCAGCTCGGCGATGCGGTAGATGACCTGGCCACGGTTGTAGGCCGTGGCGCCCGCCCAGCCGCAGACTGCGGCACGCGCGGCGACGACCGCATCGCGGGCATCCTTGCGCGAGGCCTTCGCGGCATTGGCGAGAAAGTCGCCCTTCGCCGAGACGACCTCGTAGGTGCGGCCGCTCTCGCTGCGCGGAAACTTGCCGCCGATGTAGAGCTTGTACGTCTTGGGAACGGTGAGCCGGCTCACTTCGCGACCGCCTTTCGGGTCTGCTTGGGCTTTCGAGTAGCGCGCTTAGCGTCAGCAGGGGGCGTGGATGCTGCGCTCAACGCGGCCGGAGCATCCCACCCGCTCGCCTCAAGGTAGGCAGCCAGCCCGTGGCGACCACCCTCGCGGCCGTAGCCCGACTCTTTGTAGCCGCCGAACGGCGACGCGGGGTCGAAGCGGTTGAAGGTGTTGGCCCACACGACGCCCGCCTTGAGCTGGTCGACGAGGGCGAGCATGCGGCTGCCCTTCTCCGTCCAGATGCCGGCCGAGAGGCCGTAGGGCGTGTTGTTCGCCTTCGTGATCGCCTCGGCGGGCGTGCGGAACGTCAGCACCGACAGCACGGGGCCGAAGATCTCTTCGCGCGCGATCGCGTGTGCGGCGCTGACCTTCGTGAAGATCGTCGGCGCGAACCAGAAGCCCTTGTCGGGAATGCGGCAGTCGGCCGTCCAGCGCTCGGCACCCTCGTTCTCGCCGGTGTCGCTCAGCGTGCGGATGCGCTCGAGCTGCGCGGCCGAGTTGATCGCGCCGATGTCGGTGTTCTTGTCGAGCGGGTCGCCCATGCGCAGGGTCGACAGCCGCGCCTTGAGGCGGTCGATGACCTCGTCGTGCACGTTCTCCTGCACGAGCAGGCGCGAGCCCGCGCAGCATACATGACCCTGGTTGAAGAAGATGCCGTTGACGATGCCCTCAATCGCCTGATCCATCGGCGCGTCGTCGAAGACGATGTTGGCGGCTTTGCCGCCGAGCTCGAGCGTGAGGCGCTTCTGGGTTCCGGCGACCTGGCGCGCGATCATCCGGCCGACGTTCGTCGACCCCGTGAAGGCGACCTTGTTGACGTCGTCGTGGGTCACGAGCGCCTGGCCGGTCGGGCCGGGGCCCGTCACGATGTTGACGACGCCGGCTGGCAGGTCGGCCTGCTGCAGAATCTCGGCGAAGAGCATCGCCGTGAGCGAGGTCGTCTCGGCGGGCTTGATGACGACGGTGTTGCCCGCGGCGAGAGCCGGAGCGATCTTCCACGCGAGCATGAGCAGCGGGAAGTTCCACGGAATAACCTGGGCCGCAACGCCGAGCGCGCGCGGGTTCGGACCCAAACCGGCGTGCTCGAGCTTGTCGGCCCAGCCCGCGTAGTAGAAGAACCACGCGGCGACGAGCGGCACGTCAACGTCGCGCGTCTCGCGAATCGGCTTGCCGTTGTCGAGGCTCTCGGCCACGGCGAGCTCGCGCGCGCGCTCTTGCACGAGCCGCGCGATGCGGAACAGGTACTTGCCCCGG
Coding sequences within:
- the truB gene encoding tRNA pseudouridine(55) synthase TruB is translated as MTTGLLLVDKPQGLTSHDVVARARRALNTRKVGHAGTLDPMATGLLTLGVGPATRLLTYLVGLDKTYETTMRLGAATTSDDAEGEVVSTAEPAAIAAVTDDALVAGIRALTGEIDQRPSSVSAIKVDGKRAYDRVRAGEEVELASRRVTISAFEALAVRRTATAIEVDARIDCSSGTYIRALARDLGTALGIGGHLTALRRTRVGPFDVADAVSLDELAEQGASLLASPAEVAAQLFPVLEVDAARARDLGHGKLLALPAQPDAEPVAAIERGAGGAHPDRLVALISVREGRGRTLVGFPNDSAQEAAP
- a CDS encoding ketopantoate reductase family protein, encoding MRMAVIGAGAVGGLVAALAARAGHEVLVTARGEHAEAIASAGLHVDGGWGEWVAAVELVESIPNRALDLLVLATKAHDSATALEGWGPHDGTPVLVLQNGLGGEDAVRDALPHSPVAIGLALFAVSLTAPGHVTVTGPNGLTFGGDAAAVAVAEPLLREVLPAEIVLAENIRGAQWTKLLINQVNALPAITGLSVQQTIAHPGLRDVLARAMVETVRVGTAAGARWGRIGAVDADAVAAVRAGGTPAAEHLAQHLAAGMGDVPNPASMLQSIRRGRTTEVEAINGAVVALGTQHGVRTRVNAALVALVHAVERSGEHLAPAELAASIPPL
- a CDS encoding aldehyde dehydrogenase family protein, yielding MSRLTVPKTYKLYIGGKFPRSESGRTYEVVSAKGDFLANAAKASRKDARDAVVAARAAVCGWAGATAYNRGQVIYRIAELLEGRRAQFVDEIQSSEGVTAAQASAQVDTAIDVWVWYAGWADKYAQVAGNANPVSGPYFNLSVPEPTGVVAAVAPQGVASGSLLGLVSVIAPIVVSGNTVVVVADEAAPLSAISLSEVLATSDVPGGVINMLTGSAAEIMPWLAAHADVNALDLTGAGSLEGAKGESWVDLQLAAAETLKRVVAPVAGIPRPALERITAFVETKTVWHTKSML
- a CDS encoding aldehyde dehydrogenase family protein, producing MAFLEYAAAPESPSILNLKAQYGLFIDGEFVDGHGDVFDTISPATEEVIASIAQATAGDVDTAVRAARRAYETVWSRMSGSDRGKYLFRIARLVQERARELAVAESLDNGKPIRETRDVDVPLVAAWFFYYAGWADKLEHAGLGPNPRALGVAAQVIPWNFPLLMLAWKIAPALAAGNTVVIKPAETTSLTAMLFAEILQQADLPAGVVNIVTGPGPTGQALVTHDDVNKVAFTGSTNVGRMIARQVAGTQKRLTLELGGKAANIVFDDAPMDQAIEGIVNGIFFNQGHVCCAGSRLLVQENVHDEVIDRLKARLSTLRMGDPLDKNTDIGAINSAAQLERIRTLSDTGENEGAERWTADCRIPDKGFWFAPTIFTKVSAAHAIAREEIFGPVLSVLTFRTPAEAITKANNTPYGLSAGIWTEKGSRMLALVDQLKAGVVWANTFNRFDPASPFGGYKESGYGREGGRHGLAAYLEASGWDAPAALSAASTPPADAKRATRKPKQTRKAVAK